The Polyangium aurulentum genomic interval TTCGCGCACCTGTTCGAGCACGTGATGTTCCAGGGCTCGCGCAACGTCGGCGAGGACCAGTTCTTCCGCTTCCTCGAGCGCGCCGGCGCGAGCGACAGGAACGGCACGACGAACACGGACCGGACGAACTATTACGAGACCGTACCTTCGAGCGAGCTCGGCCTGGTGCTCTGGCTCGAGAGCGATCGCATGGGCTTTCTGCTCGATCACGCGAACGACGAGACGTTCAAGAGCCAGCGCGAGGTGGTGAAGAACGAGCGGCGGCAGAACTACGAGAACGCGCCTTATGGCCTCGTGCGGCAGTTCGTGCGCAACGCCGTCTTCCCGCCCACGCACCCCTATCACCGGCTCACGATCGGCACGCCCGCGGATCTCGACGCGGCGAGCTTCGACGACGTGAAGAGCTTCTTCAAGCGCTACTACGTGCCGAACAACGCGACGCTCACGATCGCGGGCGACTTCGAGAGGGCGCGGGCCAAGGAGCTGGTCGAGCGCTACTTCGCGGGCCTGCCGCGCGGGGCCGATCCGAAGCCCGTGCGCGGGCCGATGCCCTCGCCGCTCACGAAGGAGGTGCGCCTCGACGTGGAGGCGGCCGTCGAGCTGCCGCGGGTCGGCATGAGCTGGGTGACGCCGCCGCAATTCGCCGCGGGCGACGCCGAGCTCGACCTCGTCTCCGACGTGCTCGCGTCGGGCAAGTCGAGCCGGCTCTACAAGCGGCTCGTCTACGACATGCAGATCGCGCAGAGCGTGTCGGCGTCGCAGGAGTCGTCGGAGCTGGCGAGCACGTTCGAGATCTGGGTGACGTTGAAGAAGGACAAATCGATCGACGAGGTGCTGAAGGTGGTCGACGAGGAGCTCGCCAAGGTGCGCTCGGC includes:
- a CDS encoding M16 family metallopeptidase; its protein translation is MRRATSKRAAILALAALATSVLPAGAQVAPAKAPPPPTAPAATPTPGPGVRVSLPFEKYVLPNGLEVILHEDHRTPVVAVNVWYHVGSKDEGPGRNGFAHLFEHVMFQGSRNVGEDQFFRFLERAGASDRNGTTNTDRTNYYETVPSSELGLVLWLESDRMGFLLDHANDETFKSQREVVKNERRQNYENAPYGLVRQFVRNAVFPPTHPYHRLTIGTPADLDAASFDDVKSFFKRYYVPNNATLTIAGDFERARAKELVERYFAGLPRGADPKPVRGPMPSPLTKEVRLDVEAAVELPRVGMSWVTPPQFAAGDAELDLVSDVLASGKSSRLYKRLVYDMQIAQSVSASQESSELASTFEIWVTLKKDKSIDEVLKVVDEELAKVRSAPPSAAEIDRGRTRALSGLVFAMERVTSRADRLNMYNRRAGDPGYFEKDIARYERATAADVQKAAATYLVPGARVVTLVRPTPDAPRAGRLVGGGKP